The following proteins are encoded in a genomic region of Nocardioides sp. cx-173:
- a CDS encoding SURF1 family cytochrome oxidase biogenesis protein produces the protein MRAFRFLKSRRWALFAAAIVVVAFATWWLGQWQFDRLADRKERNEVVRANEGGAPTPVGEVLEPGGDVAEDHEWLIVTATGTYDTDDTVIVRYRTRDGRSGIDVVVPLVTSSGTALLVDRGWMPTANQGDAALDDVPAPPSGEVTVTGWVRADGTGSSTAVTDRSTRAINSEAIGEALGRDVYGGFIELQSEDPAPATSLEQVELPELDNGPHFFYGLQWWFFGVLAIFGFFYLMYDEWRGSRRGRGSGAVPSREPKPVKQARVRQSNHPYVLAQRARDAEQDDSHQTDT, from the coding sequence GTGCGCGCGTTCCGGTTTCTCAAGAGCAGACGGTGGGCGCTCTTCGCGGCGGCCATCGTGGTGGTGGCCTTCGCCACCTGGTGGCTGGGTCAGTGGCAGTTCGACCGGCTGGCCGACCGCAAGGAGCGCAACGAGGTCGTCCGCGCCAACGAGGGTGGCGCCCCGACGCCGGTCGGCGAGGTGCTCGAGCCCGGCGGGGACGTCGCCGAGGACCATGAATGGCTGATCGTGACGGCCACCGGCACCTACGACACCGACGACACGGTGATCGTGCGCTACCGCACCCGGGACGGCAGGTCGGGGATCGACGTGGTGGTTCCGCTCGTCACATCCTCCGGCACGGCCCTGCTCGTCGACCGCGGCTGGATGCCCACCGCCAACCAGGGCGACGCCGCCCTCGACGACGTACCCGCTCCCCCGAGCGGCGAGGTCACCGTCACGGGCTGGGTCCGCGCCGACGGCACCGGCTCGTCCACGGCGGTCACCGACCGGTCCACCCGGGCCATCAACAGCGAGGCGATCGGCGAGGCCCTCGGACGCGACGTCTATGGCGGCTTCATCGAGCTCCAGTCCGAGGACCCGGCGCCGGCGACCAGCCTGGAGCAGGTGGAGCTGCCCGAGCTCGACAACGGCCCGCACTTCTTCTACGGCCTGCAGTGGTGGTTCTTCGGCGTGCTGGCGATCTTCGGCTTCTTCTACCTGATGTATGACGAGTGGCGGGGCAGCCGCCGTGGCCGCGGCTCGGGGGCGGTCCCGAGCCGCGAGCCCAAGCCGGTCAAGCAGGCACGCGTACGCCAGAGCAACCACCCCTATGTGCTCGCCCAGCGGGCCCGCGACGCCGAGCAGGACGACAGCCACCAGACCGACACGTAG
- a CDS encoding ABC transporter ATP-binding protein — protein MSGMSPNGAVWRNLRTDRSVVNNRLEGKTVRRVLGFARPHRRLISVFLALTVVDAAMVVVMPLLVQRIVDDGILAGDRGVVTVIALAMAGVAVLTAVLAVLGGWLSSRIGEGLIYDLRTQVFAHVQRQSLAFFTRTQTGALVSRLNNDVIGAQRAFTSTLSSTVSNSISVLVVGIAMVALSWQVTLLCLALFPILFFVSRWVGGRLAGLTRRQMDGNADLGNVMTERFNVGGAMLLKLFGRRDDEDALFQTKAANVRDLGIRISLITRIFGASMMLVPALATALVYGVGGSLVIDKTLTIGTLLALATLLLRLLGPLQGLSNVRIDIMTAFVSFERVFEVLDLPSSVREKDGAIALPRDAGRLEFEHVSFTYPKAEDISLGSLESVARVESRDNEQVLTDVGFVAEPGQMIALVGPSGAGKTTMTHLVARLYDVESGAVRVGGHDVRDVTLDSLEDVVGYVTQDAHMFHDTIRANLIYARPDATDEQIWSALEAAQVAQLVGSLPDGLDTVVGDRGYRLSGGERQRLAIGRLLLKSPSIVVLDEATAHLDSESEAAVQRALDAALDGRTSLVIAHRLSTVRNADQILVLDGGRIVEFGTHEELLARGGLYSDLYRTQFDHRPAPVEA, from the coding sequence ATGTCCGGCATGTCCCCCAACGGCGCCGTCTGGCGCAACCTGCGCACCGACCGGAGCGTCGTCAACAACCGCCTCGAGGGCAAGACGGTGCGGCGGGTGCTCGGGTTCGCCCGGCCGCACCGCCGCCTGATCTCGGTGTTCCTCGCGCTCACCGTGGTGGACGCCGCGATGGTCGTGGTCATGCCGCTGCTCGTGCAGCGGATCGTCGACGACGGCATCCTCGCCGGCGACCGCGGTGTGGTGACCGTGATCGCCCTCGCGATGGCCGGCGTGGCGGTGCTCACGGCCGTGCTCGCCGTGCTGGGGGGCTGGCTCTCCTCGCGCATCGGCGAGGGCCTCATCTACGACCTTCGCACCCAGGTCTTCGCCCACGTCCAGCGCCAGTCGCTCGCGTTCTTCACGCGCACCCAGACCGGTGCCCTGGTCAGCCGGCTCAACAACGACGTGATCGGTGCGCAGCGCGCCTTCACCTCGACGCTGTCGAGCACGGTCTCCAACAGCATCTCGGTGCTCGTCGTCGGCATCGCCATGGTCGCCCTGAGCTGGCAGGTGACCCTGCTGTGCCTCGCGCTCTTCCCCATCCTGTTCTTCGTCTCGCGCTGGGTCGGAGGTCGCCTGGCCGGACTGACGCGACGCCAGATGGACGGCAACGCCGACCTCGGCAACGTGATGACCGAGCGGTTCAACGTCGGCGGCGCGATGCTGCTCAAGCTGTTCGGCCGCCGCGACGACGAGGACGCGCTGTTCCAGACCAAGGCCGCCAACGTCCGTGACCTCGGGATCCGGATCTCCCTGATCACCCGGATCTTCGGGGCGTCGATGATGCTGGTCCCGGCGCTCGCCACGGCGCTGGTCTACGGCGTCGGCGGCAGCCTGGTGATCGACAAGACGCTCACGATCGGCACGCTGCTGGCTCTGGCCACGCTGCTCCTGCGGCTGCTGGGCCCGTTGCAGGGCCTCTCCAACGTGCGCATCGACATCATGACCGCCTTCGTCAGCTTCGAGCGGGTCTTCGAGGTTCTCGACCTGCCGTCCTCGGTCCGCGAGAAGGACGGCGCCATCGCCCTGCCCCGTGACGCCGGGCGCCTGGAGTTCGAGCACGTCTCCTTCACCTACCCCAAGGCCGAGGACATCTCGCTTGGCTCGCTGGAGTCCGTGGCCCGCGTCGAGTCGCGCGACAACGAGCAGGTGCTCACCGACGTCGGCTTCGTCGCCGAGCCCGGCCAGATGATCGCGCTGGTCGGCCCCTCCGGCGCCGGCAAGACGACCATGACCCACCTGGTCGCCCGGCTCTACGACGTGGAGTCCGGTGCGGTGCGCGTCGGCGGCCACGACGTGCGCGACGTCACGCTGGACTCCCTGGAGGACGTGGTCGGCTACGTGACCCAGGACGCCCACATGTTCCACGACACGATCCGCGCCAACCTGATCTACGCCCGCCCGGACGCCACCGACGAGCAGATCTGGTCGGCGCTGGAGGCGGCTCAGGTCGCCCAGCTGGTCGGCAGCCTGCCCGACGGCCTCGACACCGTCGTCGGCGACCGCGGCTACCGCCTCTCCGGTGGGGAGCGTCAGCGGCTGGCCATCGGCCGACTGCTGCTGAAGTCGCCCTCGATCGTCGTGCTCGACGAGGCCACGGCCCACCTCGACAGCGAGTCGGAGGCCGCCGTCCAGCGGGCCCTCGACGCGGCCCTGGATGGCCGCACCTCCCTCGTCATCGCCCACCGGCTCTCGACCGTGCGCAACGCCGACCAGATCCTGGTGCTCGACGGCGGCCGGATCGTGGAGTTCGGCACCCACGAGGAGCTCCTGGCGCGCGGCGGGCTGTACTCCGACCTGTACCGCACCCAGTTCGACCACAGGCCGGCGCCGGTCGAGGCCTAG
- a CDS encoding enoyl-CoA hydratase/isomerase family protein yields MSPDELAAAGLRLDLDHVVATITLDRPAVRNAQTPAMWRALGRIGEELPDSVRVVVVQGAGASFSAGLDRTLMDPASAPEGVESVGDLFAMSDEDMAATIEVYQRGFTFLRDPRFVSVAAVRGHAVGAGFQLALSCDLRVLADDAQLCMKEAALGLVPDLTGTKPLVECVGYARALEICATARTVGAAEAVDLGLALTAVPADELDATVADLVVALTAPLPGAVSEIKGLLLGAAQRPLEEQRRLEREAQVRRFREVAQFLAG; encoded by the coding sequence ATGTCCCCTGACGAGCTGGCCGCTGCCGGCCTGCGCCTCGACCTGGACCACGTCGTCGCGACGATCACGCTCGATCGCCCCGCCGTCCGCAACGCCCAGACCCCCGCCATGTGGCGTGCCCTGGGCCGGATCGGGGAGGAGCTGCCGGACTCGGTGCGGGTGGTGGTCGTCCAGGGCGCCGGCGCCAGCTTCTCCGCGGGTCTCGACCGCACCCTGATGGACCCCGCGAGCGCGCCCGAGGGCGTGGAGTCGGTCGGCGACCTGTTCGCGATGAGCGACGAGGACATGGCCGCGACGATCGAGGTCTACCAGCGGGGCTTCACCTTTCTGCGCGACCCCCGCTTCGTCTCCGTCGCGGCCGTGCGCGGCCACGCCGTGGGAGCCGGCTTCCAGCTGGCCCTCTCCTGCGACCTGCGGGTCCTGGCCGACGACGCGCAGCTGTGCATGAAGGAGGCCGCGCTGGGGCTGGTGCCCGACCTCACGGGAACAAAACCGCTCGTCGAGTGCGTTGGCTACGCACGGGCACTCGAGATCTGCGCCACCGCTCGCACCGTCGGTGCGGCCGAGGCCGTCGACCTCGGCCTCGCGCTGACCGCCGTACCGGCGGACGAGCTGGATGCGACGGTCGCAGACCTCGTGGTCGCCCTGACCGCCCCCCTCCCGGGTGCGGTGTCCGAGATCAAGGGTCTTCTCCTCGGAGCAGCCCAGCGCCCTCTCGAGGAGCAGCGCCGCCTGGAGCGTGAGGCCCAGGTGCGCAGGTTCCGCGAGGTGGCCCAGTTCCTGGCCGGCTGA
- a CDS encoding ABC-F family ATP-binding cassette domain-containing protein, translating into MITAHQLEVRAGARLLMDNVSFRVAAGDKVGLVGRNGAGKTTLTKILAGEAQPASGQVTATGDVGYLPQDPRTGDPEVLARDRILSARGLDDVVRRLREAEAEMGSDDPAVSERAMRRWTNADAELHAGGGYAAESEAATIAASLGIQERILGQPLKTLSGGQRRRVELARILFSGAEILILDEPTNHLDADSIVWLRDFLKAHKGGFIVISHDNALLEETVNKVLHLDANRMTMDVYNMGWRHYLTQRETDEKRRKRERANAESKAKTLTDQANKMRAKASKAVAAQSMLKRAEKMMAGLEGERQADKVANIKFPSPAPCGKTPLMAEELSKTYGSLEVFTDVDLAIDKGSRVVILGLNGAGKTTMLRILAGVDKPDTGRVIPGHGLKIGYYAQEHETLDTSRTVLENMQSAAPQLTDTEARSVLGSFLFSGDDANKLAAVLSGGEKTRLALASLVVSSANVLLLDEPTNNLDPASREEVLAAIRTYEGAIVLVTHDEGAVLALEPDRVLLLPDGDEDLWNDEYADLVSLA; encoded by the coding sequence ATGATCACTGCCCACCAGCTCGAAGTACGAGCCGGCGCGCGGCTCCTCATGGACAACGTCAGCTTCCGCGTCGCCGCCGGCGACAAGGTCGGCCTGGTCGGCCGCAACGGCGCCGGGAAGACCACACTCACCAAGATCCTCGCCGGTGAGGCGCAGCCCGCGTCCGGACAGGTCACCGCCACCGGCGACGTCGGCTACCTCCCGCAGGACCCGCGCACCGGCGACCCCGAGGTCCTGGCGCGCGACCGGATCCTGTCCGCGCGCGGCCTCGACGACGTCGTACGCCGCCTGCGCGAGGCGGAGGCGGAGATGGGCAGCGACGACCCGGCGGTCTCCGAGCGAGCCATGCGGCGCTGGACGAACGCCGACGCGGAGCTGCATGCCGGGGGCGGCTACGCCGCGGAGTCGGAGGCGGCGACGATCGCGGCCAGCCTCGGGATCCAGGAGCGGATCCTGGGCCAGCCCCTGAAGACGCTCTCCGGCGGGCAGCGTCGTCGCGTGGAGCTGGCCCGCATCCTGTTCTCCGGCGCCGAGATCCTGATCCTCGACGAGCCCACCAACCACCTCGACGCCGACTCGATCGTCTGGCTGCGCGACTTCCTCAAGGCCCACAAGGGCGGGTTCATCGTGATCAGCCACGACAACGCGCTGCTGGAGGAGACCGTCAACAAGGTCCTCCACCTCGACGCCAACCGGATGACGATGGACGTCTACAACATGGGGTGGCGCCACTACCTCACCCAGCGTGAGACCGACGAGAAGCGCCGCAAGCGCGAGCGCGCCAACGCCGAGAGCAAGGCGAAGACGCTCACCGACCAGGCCAACAAGATGCGGGCCAAGGCGTCCAAGGCGGTCGCGGCCCAGTCGATGCTCAAGCGCGCCGAGAAGATGATGGCCGGGCTCGAGGGCGAGCGGCAGGCCGACAAGGTCGCGAACATCAAGTTCCCCTCGCCGGCTCCCTGCGGCAAGACGCCGCTCATGGCCGAGGAGCTGTCGAAGACCTACGGGTCGCTGGAGGTGTTCACCGACGTGGACCTGGCGATCGACAAGGGCTCACGGGTGGTCATCCTCGGTCTCAACGGCGCCGGGAAGACCACGATGCTGCGGATCCTCGCGGGCGTCGACAAGCCGGACACGGGCCGGGTCATCCCCGGGCACGGGCTCAAGATCGGCTACTACGCCCAGGAGCACGAGACCCTCGACACCAGCCGCACGGTGCTGGAGAACATGCAGAGCGCAGCGCCGCAGCTGACCGACACCGAGGCCAGGAGCGTGCTCGGCTCGTTCCTGTTCTCCGGCGACGACGCCAACAAGTTGGCGGCGGTGCTGTCGGGCGGCGAGAAGACCCGCCTGGCCCTGGCCAGCCTCGTGGTCTCCAGCGCCAACGTGCTGCTGCTCGACGAGCCCACCAACAACCTCGACCCCGCGTCCCGCGAGGAGGTCCTGGCGGCGATCCGCACCTATGAGGGCGCCATCGTGCTGGTGACCCACGACGAGGGAGCCGTGCTCGCGCTCGAGCCGGACCGGGTGCTGCTGCTGCCCGACGGCGACGAGGACCTCTGGAACGACGAGTACGCCGACCTGGTGTCGCTGGCCTGA